Genomic segment of Calditrichota bacterium:
AAGCATCCACAGCAATGATAATTTTCTGGCGATCCACTGTTGCAACCAGTTCTTGCAAAAAAGCCTCATTCACTTCATCATTTTCAAAGGCACGCGAGCCAATGATTATTTTTTTCGCTCCCAAAGAGATTAATTCCCGCGCTCCTTCCACGTCGCGAATTCCGCCGCCAACGCGGCAGTCAGCTATACGACAAAGCTCTGCTATCAAATCACGATTGCTGCCATTCCCCAGCGCGGCATCCAAATCGACCACAGCAATTTCGCCGAATTGATTGAAATAGCGCGCCAGTTCCAGCGGATTATCCCGTTCGAGGACTTTTTCCATACCCTGTTTCAATTGCACTGCCTTGCCATTCATTAAATCGATTGATGGGATAATCATCGAATTACAACTCCTCTATTTTTCAAATATTCTTTAATTTCACTAATTGTAAATTCCCCGAAATGAAGCAATGACGCCAGCAACACGGCATCTGCTTTTCCTTTTTTTACGGCTTCAACCATCTGCTCCAGAGTGCCGGCGCCTCCTGAGGCAATCACGGGGATATTAACAGATTCGGAAACCTTTCGCGTCAATTCCAGATCATAACCCGCTTTTGTACCATCCATGTCGATGGAGTTAAGCAAAATTTCCCCGGCGCCTAATTGTTCGCCCTGTCTGGCCCATTCGATCGCATCAACGCCAAAATCATCTCTGCCGCCGTTGATGTACGCATGCCAGGAATCGCCATGCCGCTTTGCGTCAATGGATAAAACCATGCATTGCGCGCCAAAAATTTTCGCCCCTTCAGAGAGCAGGCGCGGATTTTTCAGCGCCGCGCTGCATATCGCCACTTTATCGGCGCCAGCTTGCAGAATTCGCCGCATGTCATCGACCGAACGAATTCCACCGCCAACAGTAAACGGAATAAAAATCTGACTGGAGACACGCTCGACCACATCAATCATGATCTCCCGGCTCTGATGCGAAGCGCCAATATCCAGAAAAGTCAACTCATCTGCACCCTGGTCATTGTACAAAGCCGCCAACCCCACAGGATCTCCGGCATCGCGAAGTTCTTTAAATTTCACACCTTTGACAACACGTCCCTCGTCCACATCCAGACATGGAATAATTCGAGTTGCTAACATATTTCCACCCAATTTTTCAATAATTGAAGCCCATGCTCGCCGCTTTTTTCCGGATGAAATTGTACTGCAAATACATTTCCCTTTTCCACGGCTGCCGGATAAATTACACCATAATCACTATTTGCAGAGGTAATTTCGCCATCTTCCGGGCGAAGATAAAAGCCATGCAAAAAATAAAAGAATGAGCCATCCGGAATATTTTTGAACAAACTGGATTCTCGCGCAAATTTCACATTGTTCCAGCCAATCTGTGGCACTTTACCGGACTCGAACCGCAAACAATCGCCTTTGAAAAATTCAAGGCCGCGGAAGTCCGGCGATTCTGCGCTGGTTTCCATAAGCAATTGCATTCCCAGGCAAATACCCAGAAAAGGCTTATCCTGCGCCAGCCATTTTTGCAAGGGCTCAAAAAAATCGCTCTGCTGAAGTTTCTCTACAGCTGCACCGAAAGCGCCAACGCCGGGCAACACGATTTTTTCCGCTCTTTTCATCTGCTCCGGTGCAGTGGCAATTTCACTTTCGATGCCCAAAAAATCAAACGCTTTTTTCACCGACTTCAGGTTCCCTGCGCCGTAGTCAATTATCGCTATCATCGTCGATCACACCTTTCGTACTTGGGATATTTTCCACTGCTCTGGTGTCAATCGAGCAGGCCATTTTCATAGCTTTGGCAAACGCTTTAAAAATCGCTTCTATTTTGTGGTGGTCGCTCCTTCCGTAAGGCATGCGCACAACCACATTCGCGCCCAGATGAACAGCGAACGCCTGAAAAAAATCTTCCAGCAAATCCGTATCCAGTTCGCCGCAAAAACGCCTTTTAAAAGTTGCGTCAAATTGCAAATAAGGTCTGCCGCTGATATCGACAGCGACAACTGCCAGCGCTTCATCCATAGGATAGACAAAATAGCCGGCGCGATTGATTCCTCTTTTTTCCCCTAATGCTTGCTTAAAAGCCTGTCCCAGAACAATTCCGCAATCTTCTATGAGATGATGCTGATCAACATGCAAGTCGCCATCTCCAAACAACGTCAAGTCAAACAATCCATGTTTAGCAAATGCGGTCAGCATGTGATCCCAAAAACCAATCGCAGTATCAATCCGAGAATCTCCCTGCCCGTCAACATTCAAATCCACTGTTA
This window contains:
- the hisF gene encoding imidazole glycerol phosphate synthase subunit HisF, which gives rise to MLATRIIPCLDVDEGRVVKGVKFKELRDAGDPVGLAALYNDQGADELTFLDIGASHQSREIMIDVVERVSSQIFIPFTVGGGIRSVDDMRRILQAGADKVAICSAALKNPRLLSEGAKIFGAQCMVLSIDAKRHGDSWHAYINGGRDDFGVDAIEWARQGEQLGAGEILLNSIDMDGTKAGYDLELTRKVSESVNIPVIASGGAGTLEQMVEAVKKGKADAVLLASLLHFGEFTISEIKEYLKNRGVVIR
- the hisH gene encoding imidazole glycerol phosphate synthase subunit HisH, whose protein sequence is MIAIIDYGAGNLKSVKKAFDFLGIESEIATAPEQMKRAEKIVLPGVGAFGAAVEKLQQSDFFEPLQKWLAQDKPFLGICLGMQLLMETSAESPDFRGLEFFKGDCLRFESGKVPQIGWNNVKFARESSLFKNIPDGSFFYFLHGFYLRPEDGEITSANSDYGVIYPAAVEKGNVFAVQFHPEKSGEHGLQLLKNWVEIC
- the hisB gene encoding imidazoleglycerol-phosphate dehydratase HisB, which translates into the protein MARTAKLQRKTKETNITVDLNVDGQGDSRIDTAIGFWDHMLTAFAKHGLFDLTLFGDGDLHVDQHHLIEDCGIVLGQAFKQALGEKRGINRAGYFVYPMDEALAVVAVDISGRPYLQFDATFKRRFCGELDTDLLEDFFQAFAVHLGANVVVRMPYGRSDHHKIEAIFKAFAKAMKMACSIDTRAVENIPSTKGVIDDDSDN